The Bacteroidota bacterium genome contains a region encoding:
- the truC gene encoding tRNA pseudouridine(65) synthase TruC, with product MLAVLYQDAHFVAVNKPAGMLVHRSKIDPREKSIALQQVRDQLGSHVYPVHRIDKPTSGVLLFGRSKDAARHLAAAFATREITKSYLAVVRGYLPPDDVIDYALKEIHDKKTDRKARAAKPAQEATTAFQTLDTVELPFPAGRYDTTRYTFARLSPATGRKHQLRRHMKHIFHPILGDGKYGDWRHNKFIAAQFDCHRMLLHAHTLSFTHPISASSVVISAELPADFAALLDTMGLQHNKV from the coding sequence ATGCTAGCAGTACTTTATCAGGATGCGCATTTTGTGGCAGTAAATAAGCCGGCCGGCATGCTGGTGCACCGCAGCAAAATTGACCCGCGCGAAAAAAGCATTGCCCTTCAGCAGGTTCGAGATCAACTGGGCAGCCATGTGTATCCGGTTCACAGAATCGACAAACCAACATCCGGCGTGCTCCTTTTCGGGCGTAGCAAAGACGCCGCCCGTCACCTTGCCGCTGCGTTTGCAACACGTGAAATCACCAAGTCCTATCTCGCTGTTGTGCGCGGCTACTTGCCCCCGGACGACGTGATAGACTATGCACTGAAGGAGATCCACGACAAAAAAACGGACCGTAAAGCGCGTGCTGCCAAACCCGCACAGGAAGCAACAACAGCCTTTCAAACACTCGACACCGTCGAGTTACCTTTTCCGGCTGGACGCTACGACACCACACGCTACACTTTTGCCCGGTTGTCGCCTGCGACCGGTCGTAAACATCAGCTACGCCGACACATGAAGCACATTTTCCACCCGATTCTAGGCGACGGGAAATACGGAGACTGGCGGCACAACAAGTTTATAGCAGCGCAATTTGATTGCCACCGCATGCTACTTCATGCACACACGCTATCATTTACCCACCCAATCTCTGCATCGTCCGTTGTTATCAGCGCTGAGTTGCCGGCAGATTTCGCGGCGCTGCTGGATACGATGGGCTTGCAGCATAACAAAGTATAG